Within the Rhizobium grahamii genome, the region CGCCGGTGCCGGAAGACTGATTGTCGTCCCAGTATTCATAGACCTTGTAGCCGATGGTACCGAGGACGATCAGGACGGCGAGCGCAATCAGGTAACGGCCGAACCGGCGCCATGCGCCCTTCACCTGATCGGACCGCAGTTCCTCATTGACTTCACGAATGAAGCTGTCGTCGTTGAATGCCATTCTCGTCTCCGGCCGCGGATATGCTTCGGCATGCGGGTTGCACGCACATTATCGGGGCCTTCTACCCCATTTTTCAGCAGTTGTAAGGGGGATTGGAAAGATTCGTCACATAACGATTGGAGCTACCCCGATCAACAGCTCGTGCAGTTTGAACGTGATGAGCGCCCAGGCCACGATGCCGATGATAACGGCGTAGAGATCGTACTTGCCGGATACGAAGGGACGAAGCGTAAGTTCGCCGGCACGCTGGCGACGCTTCAGCGCAATGCGCAGGATGACACCCCATGCCAGAAAGGCGCCGAACAGCAGCACCGAAGAGGTCTCGCCATTGGCAAGCAGGTGCGAGAAAGCCCAAATCTTCACCGACAGCACCATCGGATGCTTCGTCTTGACCGCGATGTGCCCCGCCGGCAGCAGCGAGGCGACCAGACAGATCACGGCGATCAGCATCAGGGTAATAGTGATATGCGCCATCCAGACCGGTGGCGTGTAGAGCATGCCCGTGACCTGACGGGCCTGGCCGAAGCCGTAGATCAGCAGGACAAGCGAGAGGATGCTGACGACGGAATAGGCGGCCTTCCATCCATTTTCGCCGAGACTGTTGATCAGCGACTGCCGAAGACCCGGCGCGATGACGCGGATCAGATGCAGGCCGAGGAAAATGATGATGCCGACGATGAGCAATGCCATGGCGATCTCCTGTGCGTTTTCCGAGACTTAGTCAAAGCGACACAAAAACGCCAGCGTCACCGCAGCTTCGCCGCATTTCTGTAACAGGAAAGCCGCAAACAAATTGTCGCGGTGCCCCATGTTTCGCTCTTTCCTCAAAGCATCCTTCGCCCTTTCCCTGCTCGTCCCAGGCGTGGCGGCGGCGAACGACCAGCCAAAGCAGCTGGTGATCATCTCGTTCGATGGCGCCCATGACAACGCGCTCTGGCAGAAGAGCCGCGAGATGGCGGCAAGGAACGGCGCCCATTTCACCTATTTCCTCTCCTGCACCTTCCTGATGAACCAGGCCGCCAAGAAGGCCTATCAGGCGCCGCACCAGAAGCTCGGCAAATCCAATGTCGGCTTTGCGCAAAGCGACGACGAAATTCGCGAGCGGCTCGGCAACATCTGGCACGCCCATCTTGAGGGACACGACATCTCGAGCCACGCCTGCGGCCATTTCGACGGCCGCCAGTGGAGCGAGGCTGACTGGAGCAAGGAGTTTACGACCTTTCGCGCCACGCTGAAAAATGCCTGGAAGAGCGTCGACCTCGAAGAGCCTAAGGGCTGGCAGGATCTGGTCGACCACGGCATCCACGGATTCCGCGCGCCCTATCTCTCGGCAACGCCCGGCGCCGATATGATCTCCGCCGAGAAGAAGGCCGGCTTCACCTATGACGCGAGCCTGGTGACGAAGGGCCCGGCCATGCCGGTCGAGGAAGCAGGCATCGTTCGCTTCGGCCTGCCGCTGATCCCCGAAGGCCCGCGCGAAAAGCCGATCATCGGCATGGACTACAACCTCTTCGTCCGCCACTCCAACGGCACAGAGGACAAGGTGGATTCGAAGGCGTTCGAAGAGCGCTCCTATGCCGCATTCAAGGAAGCCTTCGACAAGCAGTACACCGGCGACCGCATTCCGCTGCAGCTCGGCTTCCACTTCGTCGAGATGAACGGCGGCGCTTACTGGCGCGCGCTCGACCGGCTGGTCAGCGACGTCTGCCACCGCGCCGACGTCGCCTGCGTCAGCTATTCGGAAGCGATCCCCATGATCGAGGCACGCGGCAAGTTGCAGCCGCAGGCGCAGGCTTCAGGCCTTTAGGCCCCACCGGGCAGCCTCTCCGGAGGGAACCCGAGGCCGATACCAGACCTGCCACCTTGAGCAACGATTGCCTCACCGCAGCTGCGGATCGGGAAACTTCCAGCTGCCATCCAGCACTTGCGGCTGCGGCCGATAGAGCCGAACGGTGTAGTTCCAGCCGGGCTCGATGGGCAGGCAGTTTTGCACCTTGCCATCGCAATCGCCGAACTGGACGTCTATGGAACCGTCTCCGGCCTTGGTGGCCGTTAGATTGTTGATCGAATAGGCATTCTGCTTGTTGGGCGTGAAGAAGCCTTTGGCATTGTAACGACTGATCGACCAGAAGCCATCAACCGGAACGCTTGAGGGAACGTGAAGCGTATACACGGTCTTTCCGTCGTTCTTCGATGGCGTAAAGGCGATATAGGTTGCTTCGCTGTCGGGATTGCCGCCCCAACCGGCAGCAGCCCCGATGAGGTGATGGACGGGATCGACCTGTTCCTTGCTGCCGAACGCCCGATTAAAGCCGCTCATGGTCGATGCAAGTTCCAGAAGCGCACTACGCACC harbors:
- a CDS encoding NnrU family protein, which codes for MALLIVGIIIFLGLHLIRVIAPGLRQSLINSLGENGWKAAYSVVSILSLVLLIYGFGQARQVTGMLYTPPVWMAHITITLMLIAVICLVASLLPAGHIAVKTKHPMVLSVKIWAFSHLLANGETSSVLLFGAFLAWGVILRIALKRRQRAGELTLRPFVSGKYDLYAVIIGIVAWALITFKLHELLIGVAPIVM
- a CDS encoding polysaccharide deacetylase — protein: MFRSFLKASFALSLLVPGVAAANDQPKQLVIISFDGAHDNALWQKSREMAARNGAHFTYFLSCTFLMNQAAKKAYQAPHQKLGKSNVGFAQSDDEIRERLGNIWHAHLEGHDISSHACGHFDGRQWSEADWSKEFTTFRATLKNAWKSVDLEEPKGWQDLVDHGIHGFRAPYLSATPGADMISAEKKAGFTYDASLVTKGPAMPVEEAGIVRFGLPLIPEGPREKPIIGMDYNLFVRHSNGTEDKVDSKAFEERSYAAFKEAFDKQYTGDRIPLQLGFHFVEMNGGAYWRALDRLVSDVCHRADVACVSYSEAIPMIEARGKLQPQAQASGL